In Falco biarmicus isolate bFalBia1 chromosome 5, bFalBia1.pri, whole genome shotgun sequence, a single genomic region encodes these proteins:
- the CHD1L gene encoding chromodomain-helicase-DNA-binding protein 1-like isoform X1, whose translation MSRFLQALRRAASARATAPGVEEADIYRWGLTGIKLRSYQTEGVNWLVQCYEVQHGCILGDEMGLGKTCQTISLLLYLTKKITNKERFLILCPLSVLSNWREELERFAPGLSFVTYIGNKNERPKLQQNLKEQSHFHALLTTYEICLKDAAFLKCFNWAALVVDEAHRLKNQSSLLYKTLSEFSVGFSLLLTGTPVQNSLQELYSLLSLIEPDIFPREQVKEFVEYYQAIEKESEPAKELHHLLQPFLLRRVKSEVVAELPKKVEVVLYHGMSALQRKYYKAILMKDLDIFENEGGRKITLQNVLIQLRKCVAHPYLFNGVEPEPFEIGDHIVEASGKLVLLDKLLSFLYAGGHRVLLFSQMTQLLDILQDYLDYRGYSYERLDGSVRGEERYLAIKNFGQQPIFIFLLSTRAGGVGMNLTAADTVIFADGDFNPQNDLQAIARAHRIGQHKPVKIIRLIGRDTIEEIIYRRAASKLRLTNAIVEGGQFALGAPKHQGAAELQLSEILKFGLDKLLSSEGSTVQDVELENILGETKGGKWVMDVVLPREEESEEMDTETHMYVYEGKDYSKEPSREDEKAFDQLLDLQKALTEGTSKEGRALRNKANALLTGLREQSTRRKHLLSAEELDARRKKRQEAAAKRARLMEEKKAAKAEAERKKKMAWWEANHYTSTCLPSEESDFEEESEEDQAGLSVDLDYKNADLNCIKYVMGDVTHPKAEEEDAIIVHCLDDSGRWGRGGLFTALEARSDQPRKIYEMAGKMKDLELGGTLLFPIDDKKSRKKGQDLLALIVAQHRDQSNNLSGIKLSALEKGLKKISLAAKKRNATVHLPRIGYATKGFNWYGTERLIRKYFTARGIPTFIYYFCRNKDFSCASQQCSSSLTASKP comes from the exons ATGTCCCGCTTCCTTCAGGCGCTTCGCCGCGCTGCCAGCGCCCGGGCGACCGCTCCAGGCGTGGAGGAGGCGGACATTTACCGGTGGGGTCTGACAG GCATTAAGCTTCGTTCCTATCAAACAGAAGGTGTAAACTGGCTGGTGCAATGCTATGAAGTCCAGCATGGATGTATCCTGGGCGATGAAATGGGTCTTGGGAAGACTTGTCAG ACTATTTCTCTACTtctttatttaacaaaaaaaataacgAACAAAGAGAGATTCCTGATACTTTGTCCTCTGTCTGTTCTGAGCAACTGGAGGGAGGAACTGGAGAG GTTTGCTCCAGGTCTTTCCTTTGTGACATACATAGGCAACAAGAATGAGCGACCCAAACTGCAGCAGAACCTGAAAGAGCAATCTCACTTCCATGCACTCTTGACGACATATGAG ATTTGTCTGAAAGATGCAGCATTTCTAAAATG CTTTAATTGGGCTGCCTTGGTTGTAGATGAAGCTCACAGACTGAAAAATCAAAGTTCTCTGCTTTACAAGACGCTGTCTGAG TTCTCAGTAGGCTTCAGCCTGCTACTCACCGGCACTCCGGTCCAGAACAGCCTTCAGGAACTGTACTCCCTGCTCAGCCTCATTGAGCCTGACATCTTTCCTAGGGAACAAGTGAAAGAGTTTGTTGAGTACTACCAAGCGATTGAAAAGGAGAGTGAGCCAG CCAAAGAATTGCACCATCTTCTGCAGCCATTTTTGCTTCGAAGAGTCAAATCTGAGGTGGTTGCAGAGCTGCCAAAGAAGGTGGAAGTGGTTCTGTACCATGGAATGTCAGCTTTGCAGAGGAAGTACTATAAGGCCATTTTGATGAAAGATCTAG atatatttgaaaatgaaggaggaaggaagattACACTTCAGAATGTCTTAATTCAGCTTCGGAAGTGTGTTGCCCACCCGTACCTTTTCAATG GTGTTGAGCCAGAACCGTTTGAGATTGGAGACCATATTGTTGAAGCCAGTGGCAAGCTGGTTTTGTTGGATAAACTCCTTTCATTCCTGTATGCTGG TGGCCACCGTGTCTTGCTGTTTTCTCAGATGACTCAACTGCTTGATATTCTGCAAGACTACTTGGACTACAGAG gCTACAGCTACGAGCGGCTGGATGGTTCTGTTAGAGGTGAAGAGAGATACCTTGCCATTAAGAACTTTGGTCAACAGCCCATCTTTATCTTCCTGCTGAGCACCAGGGCAG GTGGAGTTGGCATgaatctgacagcagcagatACAGTTATTTTTGCGGATGGTGATTTCAACCCACAAAATGACTTGCAAGCAATAGCAAGAGCTCACCGGATTGGGCAGCACAA GCCTGTAAAAATTATCCGTTTGATTGGGCGAGATACAATCGAGGAAATAATCTACCGAAGAGCTGCTTCGAAGCTCCGGCTGACAAATGCCATTGTAGAAGGAGGTCAGTTCGCTCTGGGAGCGCCCAAGCATCAGGGAGCAGCAGAGTTACAG CTGAGTGAAATCTTGAAATTTGGCTTGGATAAATTGCTGTCCTCTGAGGGGAGTACCGTACAAGATGTGGAGCTAGAAAACATCCTTGGAGAGACAAAAGGAGGGAAGTGGGTAATGGATGTTGTGCTGCCACGTGAAGAAGAGAGTGAAGAGATGGATACAGAGA ctcacATGTACGTGTATGAAGGCAAAGATTATTCAAAAGAACCCAGCAGAGAAGACGAAAAAGCATTTGATCAGCTTTTGGATCTTCAGAAAGCCTTGACTGAAGGGACCAGTAAGGAAGGGAGAGCTCTCCGGAACAAAGCAAAT GCCCTTCTCACAGGCCTCCGGGAACAGTCAACCAGGAGGAAACATTTGTTGAGTGCAGAGGAGCTGGATGCTAGGCGGAAGAAGCgccaagaagcagcagcaaagagagCAAGGCtcatggaggaaaagaaggcGGCAAAAGCAGAGGCGGAACGCAAGAAAAA gatGGCCTGGTGGGAGGCAAATCATTACACATCTACCTGCCTTCCTTCTGAGGAAAGTGACTTTGAGGAAGAGTCTGAGGAGGATCAAGCTGGGCTGAGTGTGGATTTAGATTACAAAAATGCAGACCTGAACTGTATCAAGTACGTCATGGGAGATGTCACCCACCccaaagcagaagaggaggatgCCATCATTGTCCACTGCCTAG ATGACTCCGGCCGCTGGGGAAGGGGTGGTTTGTTTACAGCTCTGGAGGCTCGTTCTGATCAGCCAAGGAAAATATATGAGATGGCAGGAAAGATGAAAG ATTTGGAGTTAGGAGGAACCCTGTTGTTCCCTATTGATGAtaaaaaatccaggaaaaaaggACAAGACTTG TTGGCCTTGATTGTAGCTCAGCACCGAGATCAGTCCAACAACTTGTCTGGCATTAAGCTGTCTGCTTTGGAAAAGGGCCTGAAGAAGATTTCTTTAGCAGCCAAGAAAAGGAATG
- the CHD1L gene encoding chromodomain-helicase-DNA-binding protein 1-like isoform X2, whose protein sequence is MFSVGFSLLLTGTPVQNSLQELYSLLSLIEPDIFPREQVKEFVEYYQAIEKESEPAKELHHLLQPFLLRRVKSEVVAELPKKVEVVLYHGMSALQRKYYKAILMKDLDIFENEGGRKITLQNVLIQLRKCVAHPYLFNGVEPEPFEIGDHIVEASGKLVLLDKLLSFLYAGGHRVLLFSQMTQLLDILQDYLDYRGYSYERLDGSVRGEERYLAIKNFGQQPIFIFLLSTRAGGVGMNLTAADTVIFADGDFNPQNDLQAIARAHRIGQHKPVKIIRLIGRDTIEEIIYRRAASKLRLTNAIVEGGQFALGAPKHQGAAELQLSEILKFGLDKLLSSEGSTVQDVELENILGETKGGKWVMDVVLPREEESEEMDTETHMYVYEGKDYSKEPSREDEKAFDQLLDLQKALTEGTSKEGRALRNKANALLTGLREQSTRRKHLLSAEELDARRKKRQEAAAKRARLMEEKKAAKAEAERKKKMAWWEANHYTSTCLPSEESDFEEESEEDQAGLSVDLDYKNADLNCIKYVMGDVTHPKAEEEDAIIVHCLDDSGRWGRGGLFTALEARSDQPRKIYEMAGKMKDLELGGTLLFPIDDKKSRKKGQDLLALIVAQHRDQSNNLSGIKLSALEKGLKKISLAAKKRNATVHLPRIGYATKGFNWYGTERLIRKYFTARGIPTFIYYFCRNKDFSCASQQCSSSLTASKP, encoded by the exons ATG TTCTCAGTAGGCTTCAGCCTGCTACTCACCGGCACTCCGGTCCAGAACAGCCTTCAGGAACTGTACTCCCTGCTCAGCCTCATTGAGCCTGACATCTTTCCTAGGGAACAAGTGAAAGAGTTTGTTGAGTACTACCAAGCGATTGAAAAGGAGAGTGAGCCAG CCAAAGAATTGCACCATCTTCTGCAGCCATTTTTGCTTCGAAGAGTCAAATCTGAGGTGGTTGCAGAGCTGCCAAAGAAGGTGGAAGTGGTTCTGTACCATGGAATGTCAGCTTTGCAGAGGAAGTACTATAAGGCCATTTTGATGAAAGATCTAG atatatttgaaaatgaaggaggaaggaagattACACTTCAGAATGTCTTAATTCAGCTTCGGAAGTGTGTTGCCCACCCGTACCTTTTCAATG GTGTTGAGCCAGAACCGTTTGAGATTGGAGACCATATTGTTGAAGCCAGTGGCAAGCTGGTTTTGTTGGATAAACTCCTTTCATTCCTGTATGCTGG TGGCCACCGTGTCTTGCTGTTTTCTCAGATGACTCAACTGCTTGATATTCTGCAAGACTACTTGGACTACAGAG gCTACAGCTACGAGCGGCTGGATGGTTCTGTTAGAGGTGAAGAGAGATACCTTGCCATTAAGAACTTTGGTCAACAGCCCATCTTTATCTTCCTGCTGAGCACCAGGGCAG GTGGAGTTGGCATgaatctgacagcagcagatACAGTTATTTTTGCGGATGGTGATTTCAACCCACAAAATGACTTGCAAGCAATAGCAAGAGCTCACCGGATTGGGCAGCACAA GCCTGTAAAAATTATCCGTTTGATTGGGCGAGATACAATCGAGGAAATAATCTACCGAAGAGCTGCTTCGAAGCTCCGGCTGACAAATGCCATTGTAGAAGGAGGTCAGTTCGCTCTGGGAGCGCCCAAGCATCAGGGAGCAGCAGAGTTACAG CTGAGTGAAATCTTGAAATTTGGCTTGGATAAATTGCTGTCCTCTGAGGGGAGTACCGTACAAGATGTGGAGCTAGAAAACATCCTTGGAGAGACAAAAGGAGGGAAGTGGGTAATGGATGTTGTGCTGCCACGTGAAGAAGAGAGTGAAGAGATGGATACAGAGA ctcacATGTACGTGTATGAAGGCAAAGATTATTCAAAAGAACCCAGCAGAGAAGACGAAAAAGCATTTGATCAGCTTTTGGATCTTCAGAAAGCCTTGACTGAAGGGACCAGTAAGGAAGGGAGAGCTCTCCGGAACAAAGCAAAT GCCCTTCTCACAGGCCTCCGGGAACAGTCAACCAGGAGGAAACATTTGTTGAGTGCAGAGGAGCTGGATGCTAGGCGGAAGAAGCgccaagaagcagcagcaaagagagCAAGGCtcatggaggaaaagaaggcGGCAAAAGCAGAGGCGGAACGCAAGAAAAA gatGGCCTGGTGGGAGGCAAATCATTACACATCTACCTGCCTTCCTTCTGAGGAAAGTGACTTTGAGGAAGAGTCTGAGGAGGATCAAGCTGGGCTGAGTGTGGATTTAGATTACAAAAATGCAGACCTGAACTGTATCAAGTACGTCATGGGAGATGTCACCCACCccaaagcagaagaggaggatgCCATCATTGTCCACTGCCTAG ATGACTCCGGCCGCTGGGGAAGGGGTGGTTTGTTTACAGCTCTGGAGGCTCGTTCTGATCAGCCAAGGAAAATATATGAGATGGCAGGAAAGATGAAAG ATTTGGAGTTAGGAGGAACCCTGTTGTTCCCTATTGATGAtaaaaaatccaggaaaaaaggACAAGACTTG TTGGCCTTGATTGTAGCTCAGCACCGAGATCAGTCCAACAACTTGTCTGGCATTAAGCTGTCTGCTTTGGAAAAGGGCCTGAAGAAGATTTCTTTAGCAGCCAAGAAAAGGAATG